A part of Gossypium hirsutum isolate 1008001.06 chromosome A07, Gossypium_hirsutum_v2.1, whole genome shotgun sequence genomic DNA contains:
- the LOC107953290 gene encoding uncharacterized protein produces the protein MMQIHVQSSFARFMCSQGYDTWIIELRGAGLSTQGMDFGQYIDPLDSISQRKDFYGKGTDYKRFSKTEKRYAFSSQITDLIEKLVNIIEEAERSSPVRAFDMQNSISTALKDMQKQLDLISKYDWDFDNYLEEDVPAVMEYIKDKSEPKDGKLLAIGHSMGSILLYAMLSRCGYEGKDSGLAAVTTLALSLDYMSSRSSLKLLLPLASVIEAKLLKHCFSVKCYYLLVCILTII, from the exons ATGATGCAAATTCATGTTCAGTCCTCGTTCGCACGCTTCATGTGCAGTCAAGGATATGATACTTGGATTATTGAACTCAGAGGTGCTGGATTGAGTACACAAGGAATGGATTTTGGACAATATATAGACCCTTTAGATTCTATTTCTCAGAGGAAGGATTTTTATGGTAAGGGTACAGATTATAAGAGGTTTTCAAAAACAGAAAAAAGATATGCTTTTTCCAGTCAAATTACGGATTTAATTGAAAAGCTTGTAAATATAATTGAAGAAGCTGAAAGATCATCTCCAGTACGTGCTTTTGATATGCAAAACAGCATTTCTACAGCACTAAAAGATATGCAGAAACAACTTGATCTTATTTCCAAGTATGATTGGGACTTTGATAACTACCTAGAAGAAGACGTCCCTGCTGTG ATGGAATACATAAAGGATAAGAGTGAACCAAAGGATGGCAAGTTACTTGCAATTGGTCATTCTATGGGCAGTATCTTGCTATATGCGATGCTATCACGATGTG GTTATGAAGGAAAGGATTCTGGATTGGCAGCAGTCACTACGTTGGCATTATCATTGGACTATATGTCTTCTAGATCGTCACTCAAACTGCTTTTACCCTTGGCAAGTGTTATTGAAGCGAAATTGCTTAAGCATTGTTTCTCTGTGAAGTGTTATTATCTGCTTGTATGTATATTGACAATAATCTGA
- the LOC107956524 gene encoding uncharacterized protein — protein sequence MRDIVSCFSENAVNVSHSSCSPSHSSNDACMLSPTLIVPSIQNEVSAIYKVILSTKKPLLVRVTWCKNQTGQGLILNFGDDDEDDPSTCFKLNTNLRFFRKKKGNKVIEANHSKLEVFWDLSTAKYDAGPEPVNGFYVLVMVDLEISLVLGDIDEETVTQKFRKTTPVAKVSLISRQEHCSGNTLYSTKVQFSDTGIVHDVLIRFGRENEGLKHPVLSVYIDKKTVIRVKRLQWNFRGNQTIFVDGLSVDLMWDVHDWFFKPVTGSAIFMFRTRSGFDSRLWLEEKLLQKDQDRHGFSLLIYACKNT from the coding sequence ATGAGAGACATTGTTTCTTGTTTCAGTGAAAACGCAGTAAACGTTTCCCATTCTTCATGTTCTCCAAGCCATTCAAGCAATGATGCTTGTATGCTCTCCCCTACATTAATAGTGCCTTCAATCCAGAACGAAGTCTCTGCTATTTACAAAGTCATTCTTTCTACTAAGAAGCCACTCTTGGTTCGGGTCACATGGTGCAAGAACCAAACCGGTCAGGGCCTTATCTTAAACTTTGGTGACGACGATGAAGATGACCCTTCAACCTGCTTTAAACTCAACACCAATTTGAGGTTTTTCAGGAAGAAGAAAGGCAACAAAGTGATCGAAGCTAACCATTCAAAGCTTGAAGTCTTTTGGGATCTTTCCACCGCTAAATATGATGCAGGACCCGAACCGGTTAACGGGTTCTATGTGTTAGTCATGGTTGACTTAGAGATAAGCCTTGTTTTAGGCGACATTGATGAAGAAACCGTCACCCAAAAGTTCAGAAAGACGACCCCAGTTGCTAAAGTCTCCCTCATTTCCCGACAAGAACATTGTTCAGGCAATACCCTCTACTCCACCAAGGTTCAATTCTCTGATACGGGCATTGTTCATGATGTTTTGATAAGATTTGGTAGGGAAAATGAAGGCCTAAAGCACCCTGTTTTATCAGTTTACATCGATAAGAAGACAGTGATTCGTGTGAAGAGGTTGCAATGGAATTTTAGAGGAAACCAGACCATATTTGTTGATGGGTTATCAGTTGATCTGATGTGGGATGTTCATGATTGGTTCTTCAAACCTGTCACGGGTTCTGCAATTTTCATGTTTAGGACAAGAAGTGGATTCGATAGCCGACTTTGGTTGGAGGAGAAGTTGTTGCAGAAAGATCAAGATAGACATGGATTCTCATTGTTGATTTATGCCTGTAAGAACACATAA